The Dyadobacter sandarakinus DNA window GTCGAGATGTAAAAAGCCGAGCACCGGCTTTTTGGCTTTGATATAGCGGACAAAGTCTGCCGCGGTCGAATCCTCGGTTTCAAAATGTTTATCATAATTCACAGCATTTTTCTGAAAAAGCCGTCCGAACCCGCCCCAATGGTACACTGTACCAATCTCAGCATCAGGCCGCTGCTTGTGGAGGATGCTGAAAATAGTGGGAAAACGACCGTCGGATTCCTGTACAATGGGTGGAAGCGTGTGATCGTCCATTTCCCAGTCATTGCTGGTAATCCCGTGCTGCTCCGGTCCTGCGCCCATGATCATGGAGGCCCAGTTCTGGCTGCTGCTGGACGTAAGTACCGTGCGCACGTTCCATTTGACGCTGCCGCCGGCAATCATACTGTCGAGCATGGGTGTAGGGGCTTTTTTGATACCGTCGGGACTTAGTCCGTCTACTCCGATAACAATTACGTGATCAATGCCTGAGGGCTTTTCTGTTTCGTTTCGGGAACATGCCGTCATCAGCAAAACAGCTGACGACAGCATGCCCAGAAGGGTTATTCGAGTCATGAATGCAAATAAGATTAAGGTTTGTCCCACCAAACGCGGGTTTTGAGATCGTCGGCGCCGAGCCAGGTAACTGCTTCGCTGTAATGTCCTTCATTGATCCGGATCTCGTCGGCCGGGTACAGCACGCGCCGGGGCACATAGCCCGGCCCGATGGGCCCCACAGGAATGTTGGGAATGCCGGTACGTCTCCACTCCGACCAGGCTTCGTATCCTACAAGGTACAGCGAAACCCATTTCTGCAAGCCTATCTTTTCAAGCTTTTGCGCCTGGGTACCGGTATAGGCAATGGCAGGCTGCGCAAAATAAGCATCGTTAACAGACACACTGGCAGGCGTCAGCCGCAGGTAGGAAGCTGCATAGTTGGCAGGAATACGGGTACTGTAATACGCAAACTGATCTTTGACCGCATTTTTGTAATAGGTTTCCGCCGCTGCCGAGCCTCCGCTGATGTAGCCCTTCTCCGCTGCCTCTGCAAGGATAAACTGCACCTCTGAATAGCTGATGATGATGGCCTGCCCTGCGATGGGAGAAGCCAGGTCGGGCGAGTACTGGATAGACATCCACAGCATTCCCGAAGGCGAAGTGGCATTGTTATCAGGAAAAGAACCGATTCCATTGAGATCGCCCGTGTACTTAAAATTTTTGGGATCAGGACGGTTACCGGCAGCATCAATGGCACTGCTCGTAGGTGTGGGCAATGCATATACGTATAAGCGCGTATCGTTCCAGCTTTTCAGGTAATCGATCAGCTGTTTGGTAACCTTGGTGTTGGTACCTCCGTTTCCGGAACGGTAAAAAGGCGATTCATTGGAGGTCCGGTCGGTGAGGTACTGCAGTGCAGCCTGGTCCTGGTAAGAAGTAAACAGCGGATATTTGGCAGGATTCTCTACAATTGCCTTCATGGCAGCCGATGGATCAACCTGCTTGGACTGGCGCAGCAGCAGGCGCAGGTGCAATGCATTGGCAAACTTCTTCCACCGGGTCAGATCCCCATTGAAAAGAATGTCACCAGTAACAGGCTCATTACCGCTGCCCAGCAAATTATTGGCCTCTTCAAGATCTGCCAGGAGGCCGGCATATACATCTTCCTGCTTCTCAAACTTTGGCGAGCTGATGCCCGTGAGCTTGGCGCTGGCAGCTTCACGGAACGGGATCGGGCCGTAAAGGTCGGTAAGGCATTGGAACATCCAGGAGCGGAGCACGAGGGCGATCCCTTTGTAATTGGGCTGGTTCTGCGCCTCGGCAATGCTGATGACCTCGTTCAGGTCGCGGATGTAGTCGTAGAAATTCCAGAAAAAATAGCTTCCTGCATCCGAGCGCGCCCAGTTGCTGAAATTACTCGCATAGTCCGAAGCCAGCAGGTTGGCCGCAATGCTTCCGCGGTTGTAAGAATTGTCAAAGTGGCTGTTTACCGACGAACGGATCACATTGGGCAGCAGCAGCCCGGCATTATTTACCTTATCGGGAGAATTGGGATTGGTATTGATTTCTTCAAAATCATGGGTGCAACCCACTCCCAGCAGCAAAATGAACAGGAATATATAGTTCAGCTTTTTCATGATCGTTCAGGTTAAAAATTCAGGTTGAGGCTTACTCCCATTTCCCGGGTCGACGGTGTACTCATGTTTTCAAAGCCGGGGATCAGGCCGCCTCCTGATGTTGCGGTAGCGACCTCAGGATCAAAATGCCTGTTGCTTTTAGGCGTAAAAAGGAACAGGTTCCGGCCGGTTACAGCAATGCGTGCATTTTTGATGTATTTACCCGTAACCCAGCTGGAAGGCAGGCTGTAACCCAGCGACAGCTCCCGCAGCTTGAAGTAGGTAGAGCTGAAAATCTGTGCTTCGGAAATGTGATCGAGTGGTTTTTTGATAAAATAACGCGCATTGGTACCGTACACTCCCTGGCTGTAAGTCCCGTCGGTGCTGGTGTTGTTGGGCTGGTAGCTGCCGTCTTCCATCTGGGCCGCTCCCGGTATGTAGTACGGATCCTTGTACTCGCTGCCGGGTGTCCTTGCCGAGCGCCCCAAAGCGCTTTCTTCCAGCTGCCCGGCGCCTGCGGCTTTGTTGAAAAACCTCGAAATAAACTCCCCGCCAAACTGCCCGCCGAAAGCAAAGTTGAGACTGACGTTCTTGTAGGTAAGCTGATTGTAAATACCTGCGATCCAGTCAGGATTGTAATTGCCGAGGTGAATATCCTCGCTGGTCGGCCGCGGATAGGCATCATTGAAAATAATCACCTGACCTTTCATTGCGCCATCAGCCACGCGCTGGTAGCCGGGCCCCCAGATCGCACCCATTTTTTCGCCTACCCTGGCCTGGACGGATGCATCTTCACCCGGCGCTGCCTGCACAATTTTGTCTACTTCACTGGTCAGGGACACCACTTTGCCCGTATTATGCGACCAGTTGACATTGAAATTCCATTTGAAACTGGCCGTACTTACCGGCGTCGCATTGATCATGACCTCAACCCCTGTGTTGCGGATTTGCCCGGCATTGATCTGCTTCGAGGTGGCACCGGAGCTCTGTACGAGCGGGAGGCTGATGATCTGGTTTTTGGAACGTATATCGTAGTAAGTTACGTCCAGTCCCAGTCTGTTGTTCAGGAAACCCAGTGCAGCCCCGAACTCGTAGGTAGAGGTGATTTCAGGTTTCAGATTCGGGTTCAGGAGCGAACCCGGGCCTACCAGCGCGTAATAATTGTTCCACGGACTGGCATTGCCATAGGTATTGTAAATCGAGTACGGACCGGTATCATTACCCACCTGTGCCCAGCTTCCCCTCAGCTGAGCCTGGCTGAATGCCTTGGGCAGGCTGAGGATGCTTTTGATGTTGGCATTGGCGCCAACCGAAGGATAAAAGTAGGAGTTGTTGCTTTTTGGCAAAGTACTTGACCAGTCATTCCGCGCATTGATATCGAGGTAAAAAAGGTCTTTGTAGTTGAAGTTAGCCACACCGTACAAGCTGTTGATCCGCTTTTTGTAACTGCCCGAGGAGCCGGTGAGCGGGCTGGCGGTATTCTGAATGGTGTAAATACCCGGGATGAGCAGCTGCGGTGCTGTGGTGGTTTCGCTATGGCCCGAGTTGTCGAACCGGTTGCCGCCCGCAGACAGGGTATAACCAAAGTCCCCGCCACCGAATGCATTGGTGTAAGTCAGCAGGAAGTCGGTGTTACGTTCTTCGTTTTTAATAGAAGTGGTTGAAAAGCTGCCGCTTTCCACATCTACCGTACTGACTGCCCAGCGCATTGGCCTGAAATCATTGTACAGATCGGCCGCTGAGCGGAGTTTTAGTTTTAGATGATCATTGAAAGCATATTCGAGCGCTATATTTCCGTAAACGCGATCCTTGTTCTGCCCCTTGGTATCTTCATACTGCAGAAAAAACGGGTTGTTGTGGTTTTCGCCGTAGTTGTACTGGAACTGCCGCACACCTTCCAGCCCCGGCTGCCAGTAGTTTCTAAGACTGTTGATATTAACATTCCGGCCCATCCAGGTGAAAAAGTACATGAAGGTATTGCGGCCATAACCATTATCAGGACGGTTGGTGCTGCTTTGTTTAACGTAATTGATATTGATGGATGAGGTCAGCCTCTTGGTCAGGTGGTAGCTGCTGTTGAGGTTTACCTGGTAGCGGTTCAGGTTGTTGTTGGGGATCACGCCTTTTTCATTCAGTGACGTGAGCGAGAGGCGATAGTCGCCATTTTCATTGCCGCCGGAGAAAGCCAGGTTGTTATAGTATTTGCTTCCCTGTGTAAAAAAGTCCTTGATGTTGTCGGGCTGTGAAATCCAGGGGGTTTTGATGATGTCGCCCCGGTTGCGGATCGCTACGTCGCCGCCTCGGAAACCATTGGTGGTAGGAGAATCAAATTGTGCCTTGGTAGTACCAATGTTCATTCTTGGTCCCCAGCTTTCATCGTAATCGTCATTGTCTCCGTTTGGATATCCCGACCAGCTCGCCCCGAAGTTGGAGCCTTCATAGTTACCATTGTTCCCCTGGCCAAAATCATTCTGAAATTTAGGAAGACGCCCTACTTGTTCCACAAACAGGTACGAGTTGAAGCTCACGCCCAGCCCTTTGCGGTTGCTGCCTTTTTTGGTGGTGATCACAATAGCACCCCGCGCAGCCCGCGAGCCGTACAAGGCCGCCGCAGCCGGACCTTTCAGCACATTGATCGATTCAATATCAGCCGGGTTAATCTCGGAGGCACTGTTACCATAATCAGCACTGCCTGAGTTATTTGTGCCATCATTCCCGATCGGCACCCCATCGATCACGAAGAGCGGCTGGTTGCTCATGATCGAGAGCGACGACTCGCCCCTGATCGTGATCCGTGACGAGGAGCCCACACCGCCCGCGCTGCTGATGTTCACGCCCGCCACCTTGCCGGACAGGTTGTTGACAAAGTTGGTGGCCGGCGATTCATTGATGATTTCGCCGGTAACCTGCTGGGTCGCATAACCCAATGATTTTTTCTCGCGGGTGATCCCCAATGCGGTCACTACCACCTCGTCGAGTACATTGGTATCCTCTTCCAGGATAATTGCGATGGTGGTTTGGGTACCCACCGTATACTGCTGCGTTTTATAACCGATAAATGAAAAAACCAGCACGTCGGACGCACTTTCAGCCGACAGGGAAAACTCTCCGTTTGCATTCGTGGTTGTTCCCTTCTGCGTGTTCCGGAGCACCACGTTCACGCCGGGCAGTGCCTGGCCGTTTTTATCAGTAACCTTCCCGCTAACATCTATTAAAGCATCGTATTTCAATAACGGTACACGCTTATACGCAGCATTTCTTTTTTCGGTTTCAGGCGCATGGACCGGCCTTGCAGCCGGGTTTTTGAACACTTTTTCTGCCGAGAGGGGTATATGGACTGTAAACAGCGCTCCGAGCGCCAGCAGCCCGCACCTCTTCATCAGCATGCGTTGGGGAGATCTGGTTAACATATAGTTTGGGTTTTTGGTGATACTGACCGAATAGCCAGACCTTTCCCGGTCCGGGCCTTACTGAATACCGGCTTCTGGCCGATGCCAAAACCGCTCAACGCCCCTTCTGTATGGAATAAAAAGTGTGTAGTACTATGCCTGGTACGTTCCGCCTATCACCTCGTCGCACAATCCGAACGAGAGGGTCATACCGTTACCGCCGAGTCCATTGATTATTGTTACGCCGCTTTCGGGCCTGATCACGATTTCGGTGGCACCATTGGTCATTTTGGGATATATGCCGTGCCAGGTCTGGAATACCCTGGGCGACCTGAACGTTGCAAACTTCGCCAGGTAGCTGAGGATCATGGTATTAATAAATTCACGGTCAAACGGGTCGAAAGTAAGGGCATATTCGTGCGAATCCCCTACTGTAATTTCGCCCAGGCCATTTTGTGAGGCCATCACGTGGATACCCCATTTCAGGTAGTCGGCGTACTCGCTTTCGTACCTTGCTTTCAGGCCCGGCAGGGATGCTGCCGCCTTAAAGCCGTGGTAATGGATCAGGGAAAGGCCGCCGCATAGCGCCGGCCCGATTTTCCAGTTTTCAGGCTGGGCTTCGAGCCGGAGCATCTGCAGCTTGCACTTTGTGATGGGCAAGGATAAAAAGATTTCAGGATAGAGCGTTTCAAAGTCCTGGCCGCTGCATACGTATATTTCGTCAGCCTGCCAGCTTTGACCACCTGAATAAATGTTTGGAAAATCAATCCGTGAGATAGCGGTATTCCATATAAAATGCACGTTCAGCTGCTCGCTGAGGTACCTGGCGGCACCGGCGATCGCCTCACGCGGATCAACGATCATTTCGTCTTCGGACAATAGGGAGCCCAGCAAGCCATGCGGATTAACAGCCGGCGAAGCGTCCAGGGTTTGCTGCGCATTGAGTACCCGTACAGGTCTGTAGCCGCTCACTCCGGCAAACTGTTCGAGCACTTCCAGCTCGTCCTGCTGGTAGGCCATATGCAGGCTGCCGCCTTCGTAGTGCCAGCAGCCTGCGCTTATGAGTACCTCTTTCCAGATACTTTTGGAACGCAGTGCACGCTCGTACAGGTTTCCTTCGGGCTGGCCGATGGGCCACACCATTCCAAAGTTCCTGATGGATGCTCCCACTGCCTTTTCAGATCTTTCGATGACGGTTACTGCATACCCTCTTACAGCCAGCGCCCGGGCTGTCGCCAGCCCCACAATACCCGCACCGATCACAATTGCAGACTTGCCCATTACTCAGTTTAATATGCAGCTTACGCGCTTTTTGGTGTTGAATACACTTCGCTTTCGATAATCGCGAGCACTTCCGAGATATTGTCCACGATGTGTGTAGGATGGTAAGGTTCCAGCTCCTCGCGGGTGAATGCTCCAGTCGTCACGCCGATCACGTATTTGCAGCCTGCATTTCTGCCTTCATTTACATCCACCTCCGTATCGCCCACCTTGGCCACGAGCTCGGGGGAAGCAACCTGAAGTTCACGCATGATCTTCTGGATCATCTCGGGATAGGGCCGGCCCTGGCTAACTTCATCACTGGCTACCAGCAGGTCTATCTTATCCTCCCAGCCCAGCCGGAACAGGATAATATCAGCGATATCACGTGAGAAACCCGTGTTCAATGCAATTTTCACATCCATTTCACGCAGCCTTGCAAAGGTTTCTTCCACATGGGGCAAAGGTGCCAGCTCATCGGTAGTCCGGTAGAAGCGGATCATCCTTTCTACGAAATCATGGTGTATCCTGCCGATCAGGTCGCCTGCGATCAGGTTTTTATCCGACTCAAAAACGTCCAGCATCATCCTGATGGCCAGCGGCTTTTCGTAGCCCATCAGGGGATTTACATCTTCCAGGGCCACGGTGTAGCCATAAGACATCATCGCCTCCTGGAAAGCGATCCCGACATAATTTTTATCCTTGACAGTGGTTCCCGCCATGTCAAATACAACCAGTTCGATCGGCATTTTTTGCTCGTGTATTAGTGAATGAATGGAATTAAAGAACAATAAGGGTTTAGGAAAAGCCAAATTGAAAAAGCCCGCGTACTGTAAAGTAAGGTTGAACTTAAAACATCAACAATACTATGTAGAAGTTGCCGGCAGCAAAGTAAAAATATCGTACTTTTATTAAATACACAAACAAAAGTTAACAAATACTTAATATTTGCCTTATTTTTCTTTAATCCGGTTCAAAGGTAAAATGAAATGTGGAGGAGAATGTTAAGCCGATGTTAATTAATACTTAACCCGGGAAGAAGCTTGGCTACTGC harbors:
- a CDS encoding SusC/RagA family TonB-linked outer membrane protein, yielding MLTRSPQRMLMKRCGLLALGALFTVHIPLSAEKVFKNPAARPVHAPETEKRNAAYKRVPLLKYDALIDVSGKVTDKNGQALPGVNVVLRNTQKGTTTNANGEFSLSAESASDVLVFSFIGYKTQQYTVGTQTTIAIILEEDTNVLDEVVVTALGITREKKSLGYATQQVTGEIINESPATNFVNNLSGKVAGVNISSAGGVGSSSRITIRGESSLSIMSNQPLFVIDGVPIGNDGTNNSGSADYGNSASEINPADIESINVLKGPAAAALYGSRAARGAIVITTKKGSNRKGLGVSFNSYLFVEQVGRLPKFQNDFGQGNNGNYEGSNFGASWSGYPNGDNDDYDESWGPRMNIGTTKAQFDSPTTNGFRGGDVAIRNRGDIIKTPWISQPDNIKDFFTQGSKYYNNLAFSGGNENGDYRLSLTSLNEKGVIPNNNLNRYQVNLNSSYHLTKRLTSSININYVKQSSTNRPDNGYGRNTFMYFFTWMGRNVNINSLRNYWQPGLEGVRQFQYNYGENHNNPFFLQYEDTKGQNKDRVYGNIALEYAFNDHLKLKLRSAADLYNDFRPMRWAVSTVDVESGSFSTTSIKNEERNTDFLLTYTNAFGGGDFGYTLSAGGNRFDNSGHSETTTAPQLLIPGIYTIQNTASPLTGSSGSYKKRINSLYGVANFNYKDLFYLDINARNDWSSTLPKSNNSYFYPSVGANANIKSILSLPKAFSQAQLRGSWAQVGNDTGPYSIYNTYGNASPWNNYYALVGPGSLLNPNLKPEITSTYEFGAALGFLNNRLGLDVTYYDIRSKNQIISLPLVQSSGATSKQINAGQIRNTGVEVMINATPVSTASFKWNFNVNWSHNTGKVVSLTSEVDKIVQAAPGEDASVQARVGEKMGAIWGPGYQRVADGAMKGQVIIFNDAYPRPTSEDIHLGNYNPDWIAGIYNQLTYKNVSLNFAFGGQFGGEFISRFFNKAAGAGQLEESALGRSARTPGSEYKDPYYIPGAAQMEDGSYQPNNTSTDGTYSQGVYGTNARYFIKKPLDHISEAQIFSSTYFKLRELSLGYSLPSSWVTGKYIKNARIAVTGRNLFLFTPKSNRHFDPEVATATSGGGLIPGFENMSTPSTREMGVSLNLNF
- a CDS encoding TIGR03364 family FAD-dependent oxidoreductase → MGKSAIVIGAGIVGLATARALAVRGYAVTVIERSEKAVGASIRNFGMVWPIGQPEGNLYERALRSKSIWKEVLISAGCWHYEGGSLHMAYQQDELEVLEQFAGVSGYRPVRVLNAQQTLDASPAVNPHGLLGSLLSEDEMIVDPREAIAGAARYLSEQLNVHFIWNTAISRIDFPNIYSGGQSWQADEIYVCSGQDFETLYPEIFLSLPITKCKLQMLRLEAQPENWKIGPALCGGLSLIHYHGFKAAASLPGLKARYESEYADYLKWGIHVMASQNGLGEITVGDSHEYALTFDPFDREFINTMILSYLAKFATFRSPRVFQTWHGIYPKMTNGATEIVIRPESGVTIINGLGGNGMTLSFGLCDEVIGGTYQA
- a CDS encoding SusD/RagB family nutrient-binding outer membrane lipoprotein yields the protein MKKLNYIFLFILLLGVGCTHDFEEINTNPNSPDKVNNAGLLLPNVIRSSVNSHFDNSYNRGSIAANLLASDYASNFSNWARSDAGSYFFWNFYDYIRDLNEVISIAEAQNQPNYKGIALVLRSWMFQCLTDLYGPIPFREAASAKLTGISSPKFEKQEDVYAGLLADLEEANNLLGSGNEPVTGDILFNGDLTRWKKFANALHLRLLLRQSKQVDPSAAMKAIVENPAKYPLFTSYQDQAALQYLTDRTSNESPFYRSGNGGTNTKVTKQLIDYLKSWNDTRLYVYALPTPTSSAIDAAGNRPDPKNFKYTGDLNGIGSFPDNNATSPSGMLWMSIQYSPDLASPIAGQAIIISYSEVQFILAEAAEKGYISGGSAAAETYYKNAVKDQFAYYSTRIPANYAASYLRLTPASVSVNDAYFAQPAIAYTGTQAQKLEKIGLQKWVSLYLVGYEAWSEWRRTGIPNIPVGPIGPGYVPRRVLYPADEIRINEGHYSEAVTWLGADDLKTRVWWDKP
- a CDS encoding HAD-IA family hydrolase, whose protein sequence is MPIELVVFDMAGTTVKDKNYVGIAFQEAMMSYGYTVALEDVNPLMGYEKPLAIRMMLDVFESDKNLIAGDLIGRIHHDFVERMIRFYRTTDELAPLPHVEETFARLREMDVKIALNTGFSRDIADIILFRLGWEDKIDLLVASDEVSQGRPYPEMIQKIMRELQVASPELVAKVGDTEVDVNEGRNAGCKYVIGVTTGAFTREELEPYHPTHIVDNISEVLAIIESEVYSTPKSA